CAGCGGAAATCATTGTGATTGTGATCAGCAGCTTTCCCATTTTGGAATTAAGAGCCGGGCTGCCCGTTGCCTTGGCCAACGGGATGTCTTTTTGGAAGGGATACTGGCTCAGTGTGGTGGGCAATATGCTGCCGGTGATTCCGCTCTTGCTTTTATTTCGCCCCTTAAGCGAGATCCTGATGCGGTTTCGCTGGTATGCCCGCTTTTATCACTGGCTGTACAGGCGCACCATGCACAAAAGTGAAAAGGTAGAGCGTTACGGGGCGTTGGGATTAATCTTGTTTACCGCTGTTCCCTTGCCC
The sequence above is a segment of the Caldalkalibacillus thermarum genome. Coding sequences within it:
- a CDS encoding COG2426 family protein, whose product is MSELKDQLISFITNALDALPAEIIVIVISSFPILELRAGLPVALANGMSFWKGYWLSVVGNMLPVIPLLLLFRPLSEILMRFRWYARFYHWLYRRTMHKSEKVERYGALGLILFTAVPLPTTGAWTACVAASLFNIRFSYAFSAILAGVLMAGLLVGAAYGIVTFPF